The following coding sequences are from one Achromobacter sp. B7 window:
- a CDS encoding nuclear transport factor 2 family protein: MTSQPNVRPPLPPFTHQSAVQKVRLAEDGWNSRDPDKVALAYSLDTQWRNRAEFVKNRDEARAFLARKWAKELDYRLIKELWAYTGNRIAVRYAYEWHDDSSNWFRSYGNENWEFGEDGLMTHRYACINDLPIKEADRKFRWPLGRRPDDHPGLSELGL, from the coding sequence ATGACATCCCAACCCAATGTCCGCCCGCCGCTGCCGCCTTTCACGCACCAGAGCGCCGTGCAAAAAGTCCGGCTGGCCGAAGACGGCTGGAACAGCCGCGACCCCGACAAGGTGGCGCTGGCCTATAGCCTGGACACGCAGTGGCGCAACCGCGCGGAATTCGTCAAGAACCGCGACGAGGCCCGCGCCTTCCTGGCGCGTAAATGGGCGAAAGAACTGGACTACCGCCTGATCAAGGAGCTGTGGGCCTACACCGGCAACCGCATCGCCGTGCGTTACGCCTATGAATGGCATGACGATTCCAGCAACTGGTTTCGCTCATACGGCAATGAAAACTGGGAGTTCGGCGAAGACGGGCTCATGACGCATCGTTACGCCTGCATCAACGACTTGCCGATCAAAGAAGCCGACCGAAAATTCCGCTGGCCGCTGGGCCGCCGTCCGGATGACCACCCCGGCTTATCCGAATTGGGGCTGTGA
- a CDS encoding TetR/AcrR family transcriptional regulator produces the protein MPSSTPAAAVTAPEPMTQTQERLLRATEHLIYQGGVHATGMDLIVKTSGVARKTLYKHYPNKDALVAAALAARDERWMQWFVHATTRADAPRDRLLSLFDALQEWFESDGFRGCAFINAAGEISDPANPIRQVSRLHKARLLDHVRGLAQQAGLADPDEAARQLLVLIDGAIAVALVTGDVSVTATAQRAAAALFPPQEVRP, from the coding sequence ATGCCCTCTTCGACCCCCGCCGCCGCTGTCACCGCCCCCGAACCCATGACGCAGACGCAGGAACGGCTGCTGCGCGCCACCGAACATTTGATTTACCAAGGCGGCGTCCATGCCACCGGTATGGATCTCATCGTGAAGACCTCGGGCGTGGCGCGCAAGACGCTGTACAAGCACTATCCCAATAAGGACGCGCTGGTGGCCGCGGCGCTGGCCGCGCGCGATGAACGCTGGATGCAGTGGTTCGTTCACGCCACCACGCGGGCCGACGCGCCGCGCGACCGGCTGTTGTCCCTCTTCGACGCGCTGCAAGAATGGTTTGAATCCGACGGTTTTCGCGGGTGCGCCTTCATCAACGCGGCAGGCGAAATCAGCGATCCGGCCAATCCCATCCGCCAGGTATCGCGGCTGCACAAAGCCCGTTTGCTGGACCATGTACGCGGCCTGGCGCAACAGGCCGGCCTGGCCGACCCGGACGAAGCCGCGCGACAACTGCTGGTACTGATCGACGGCGCTATCGCCGTGGCGCTGGTCACGGGCGACGTGTCCGTGACCGCCACTGCGCAACGCGCCGCCGCCGCCCTTTTCCCCCCACAAGAGGTTCGCCCATGA
- a CDS encoding DNA-binding protein, with product MATGITQNDVWTAADALLLEGARPTIERVRQKIGRGSPNTVSPHLETWFRALGARIKDPGAFAAPPAVPDPIAQAATHFWEAALAEARAQQADAYRERWQELADEGERLAEQAEQLQQRDAQLANREKDLEEGLRVATAQLAATEERLQAAERAVRQRDEQLKQARGQLQDAQSAVQTLLTEAEKMRGVHAQALDALQTRHAAHEKRWLNELDAERVAAKKLQSRLDEAQLAAQKQGEQHTAALRQAQEARGMAEKAAQDARAETMAGQARYATAQAASEAAQAALQGALSSAQEALATARQNEQALLARLAASDAQAGTLLAQSQQKDQQLAELTRHLMADAAQLKRPTA from the coding sequence ATGGCCACAGGAATCACCCAAAACGACGTCTGGACCGCTGCGGATGCGCTGCTGTTGGAAGGGGCGCGCCCCACCATCGAGCGCGTACGGCAGAAAATCGGCCGTGGCTCGCCCAACACCGTCAGCCCGCACCTGGAAACCTGGTTTCGCGCCTTGGGCGCCCGCATCAAGGACCCCGGCGCGTTTGCCGCGCCACCCGCCGTGCCCGACCCCATTGCTCAAGCCGCCACCCATTTCTGGGAAGCTGCTTTGGCCGAAGCCCGCGCGCAACAGGCAGATGCTTACCGCGAACGCTGGCAGGAACTGGCGGACGAGGGGGAGCGGCTGGCCGAACAAGCCGAACAATTGCAGCAGCGCGACGCGCAATTGGCGAATCGTGAAAAAGACCTGGAAGAGGGGCTACGGGTGGCAACGGCCCAGCTGGCGGCCACCGAAGAGCGGCTACAGGCCGCCGAACGAGCGGTGCGCCAGCGCGACGAACAACTCAAGCAGGCGCGCGGGCAGTTGCAAGACGCACAAAGCGCGGTGCAGACGCTGCTGACCGAAGCCGAAAAGATGCGAGGCGTGCATGCGCAGGCGTTGGACGCGCTGCAAACGCGCCATGCGGCGCACGAAAAGCGCTGGCTGAACGAATTGGACGCCGAACGCGTCGCCGCAAAGAAGCTGCAATCGCGGCTGGACGAGGCCCAGTTGGCCGCGCAAAAACAGGGGGAGCAACACACGGCGGCATTGCGTCAGGCGCAGGAGGCCAGAGGCATGGCCGAAAAGGCGGCGCAAGACGCGCGGGCGGAAACCATGGCTGGGCAGGCGCGGTACGCCACCGCGCAAGCGGCCAGCGAGGCCGCCCAAGCCGCATTGCAGGGCGCGCTGAGTTCCGCCCAGGAAGCGCTGGCAACGGCCCGGCAGAACGAGCAGGCGCTCTTGGCGCGTTTGGCGGCGTCCGACGCGCAAGCGGGAACGCTGCTCGCGCAATCGCAGCAAAAGGACCAGCAACTGGCCGAGCTGACCCGCCATCTGATGGCCGACGCCGCCCAGCTCAAGCGCCCGACCGCCTAG
- a CDS encoding sensor domain-containing diguanylate cyclase translates to MRINLRGLVLALTVLSAIAATANALYASYLVQRDQLITNTLESNRVYAAKLAESTTNFLKSAQQQLAYSARHLATQVDAPDVLAAEVARLQEQANDFNSVGVISADGTLLATTQTFRNFLGTRLDSPGTRAALRARQPLISKPYVSVAGNMLVNLSHPIYSNDGKYLGYIAGTIYLRNDSALQQLLGKHHYLDGSYLFVVDSDGHLIYHVDSTRVGENVMRNPVVAAVTQGKAGSQRVVNTKGVDMLAGYAPEPLSGWGIIAQRPAEVTLEPIYELIWALIGYAAPLAVAFLLAIWWCARLISLPLSQLATNVEHHDVAIAMQRVQSVRAWYFEAERLKRAVMSSISSLQDKIGKLNQANMTDPLTALRNRRGMQEAVDHLQTAGTPFTVVALDIDHFKRVNDTYGHPKGDEVIRGMADLMRQCSRPSDVLCRSGGEEFLMLLPNVGVKEAANVAERLRKHTAGQPVSGVGGVTVSAGVAQWRTSVGDVAQVFQAADAALYAAKAEGRNRVVVHGA, encoded by the coding sequence ATGCGAATCAATCTACGCGGGCTTGTGCTTGCGCTTACCGTCCTTAGCGCCATCGCGGCCACTGCCAATGCCCTGTACGCCAGCTACCTGGTGCAGCGCGACCAGCTCATCACGAACACGCTGGAGTCCAACCGGGTCTACGCGGCCAAGCTCGCCGAAAGCACCACGAATTTTCTGAAGTCGGCCCAACAGCAGCTGGCCTACAGCGCGCGGCACCTGGCAACGCAGGTCGACGCGCCCGATGTGCTGGCCGCCGAAGTCGCGCGCTTGCAGGAACAGGCCAACGACTTCAACTCGGTCGGCGTCATCAGCGCGGACGGCACCCTGCTGGCCACCACCCAGACGTTCCGGAATTTTCTGGGCACCCGGCTGGACAGCCCGGGGACTCGCGCCGCGCTGCGCGCACGACAGCCGCTGATCAGCAAGCCGTATGTGTCAGTCGCCGGCAACATGCTGGTCAACCTGTCGCACCCCATCTATTCCAATGACGGCAAATACCTGGGCTACATTGCGGGCACCATCTACCTGCGCAACGACAGCGCGCTGCAACAGCTGCTGGGCAAGCATCATTACCTGGATGGTTCATATCTGTTCGTGGTAGATAGCGACGGCCACCTGATCTATCACGTCGACTCGACCCGGGTCGGCGAAAACGTGATGCGCAATCCGGTCGTCGCGGCCGTCACCCAAGGCAAAGCGGGCTCGCAACGCGTCGTCAACACCAAGGGCGTGGACATGCTGGCGGGCTACGCGCCCGAACCGCTAAGCGGATGGGGCATCATCGCGCAACGCCCCGCCGAGGTGACGCTGGAGCCGATATACGAACTGATCTGGGCATTGATCGGCTACGCGGCGCCCCTGGCCGTGGCGTTCCTGCTGGCCATCTGGTGGTGTGCCCGGCTGATCTCCCTGCCCCTGTCGCAACTGGCCACCAATGTGGAACACCACGACGTGGCCATCGCCATGCAGCGCGTGCAGTCGGTCAGGGCCTGGTACTTCGAGGCGGAACGGCTCAAGCGCGCGGTGATGTCCAGCATTTCAAGCCTGCAGGACAAAATCGGCAAGCTGAACCAGGCCAATATGACCGACCCGCTGACCGCGCTACGCAACCGGCGCGGCATGCAGGAGGCGGTGGACCATCTGCAAACCGCCGGCACGCCCTTCACGGTGGTGGCGCTGGACATCGACCACTTCAAGCGCGTGAACGATACCTACGGCCACCCCAAGGGCGACGAGGTGATACGCGGCATGGCCGACCTGATGCGGCAATGTTCGCGTCCGTCGGATGTGCTTTGCCGCAGCGGCGGGGAAGAATTCTTGATGCTGCTGCCGAATGTGGGCGTGAAAGAAGCGGCCAACGTGGCCGAGCGCCTGCGCAAGCACACGGCCGGCCAGCCTGTGTCCGGCGTGGGCGGCGTTACCGTGTCGGCCGGCGTGGCGCAATGGCGCACCTCTGTCGGCGATGTCGCGCAGGTTTTCCAGGCGGCCGACGCCGCGCTGTATGCGGCCAAGGCGGAAGGACGGAACCGGGTGGTTGTGCACGGCGCGTAA
- a CDS encoding MarR family winged helix-turn-helix transcriptional regulator, with the protein MDRASRAVEQWNRERPELDVSTMRVLGRLGECALVITRDRINPLFAEFGLQPGEFDVLATLRRSGKPYALTPTALYEDAMISSGSMTNRIDRLEKAGLVARTPSPNDGRATLVMLTRAGIKLIDEALVAHLKNQADVLAPLTQAEQEQLSRLLGKLLKAYE; encoded by the coding sequence GTGGACAGAGCAAGCCGTGCCGTCGAGCAATGGAACCGTGAACGCCCCGAGCTGGACGTATCAACGATGCGTGTGCTGGGGCGTTTGGGCGAATGCGCGTTGGTGATCACGCGCGACCGCATCAACCCGCTATTTGCTGAATTTGGCCTACAGCCGGGTGAATTCGATGTGTTGGCCACGTTGCGCCGTAGTGGCAAGCCGTACGCGCTGACCCCGACGGCGCTTTACGAAGACGCCATGATTTCGTCGGGCAGCATGACCAACCGCATCGACCGCCTGGAGAAGGCGGGTCTGGTGGCCCGCACGCCCAGCCCCAACGACGGCCGCGCCACCTTGGTGATGCTGACGCGCGCCGGCATCAAGCTGATCGACGAGGCGCTGGTGGCCCACCTGAAAAATCAGGCCGACGTGCTGGCGCCGTTGACGCAGGCTGAACAGGAGCAGCTGAGCCGCCTGCTGGGAAAGTTGCTGAAGGCGTATGAATGA
- a CDS encoding RNA pseudouridine synthase, giving the protein MTESVRLAKRLAADLSCSRGDAERYIEGGWVAVDGKTVEEPGARVAPGQTVALLPGAKLEDIKPVTVLVHKPAGTYADNEPGSALDMIIPKNLMPGDRSGRRYLKRMFNGLKLVTPLERAASGLVVYTQEYAVSRKLMEEGKLVEQEYVAQVTGKLSDSDLARLQRGMAFEGRAATPMKVSWQNETHLRFALKTPPLGFIEYVCDTAGLQLQQLRRIRIGRLPLAGMAAGQWRYRLDYERF; this is encoded by the coding sequence ATGACCGAAAGCGTACGCCTGGCCAAGCGACTGGCCGCGGATCTGTCTTGCTCGCGCGGCGACGCCGAACGGTATATCGAAGGCGGATGGGTGGCCGTGGATGGCAAGACCGTTGAAGAACCCGGCGCGCGCGTGGCCCCCGGCCAGACCGTTGCGCTGTTGCCCGGCGCCAAGCTGGAAGACATCAAGCCCGTGACGGTGCTGGTGCACAAACCGGCCGGCACCTATGCCGACAACGAGCCCGGGTCCGCGCTGGACATGATCATTCCCAAGAACCTGATGCCCGGCGACCGCTCGGGCCGGCGCTATCTGAAACGCATGTTCAACGGCCTGAAACTCGTCACGCCGCTGGAGCGCGCGGCCAGCGGTCTGGTCGTTTACACGCAGGAATACGCGGTGTCGCGCAAGCTGATGGAAGAGGGCAAGCTGGTCGAGCAGGAATACGTGGCGCAAGTCACGGGCAAACTCAGCGACAGCGACCTGGCCCGCCTGCAACGCGGCATGGCTTTTGAAGGCCGCGCCGCCACGCCCATGAAGGTCAGCTGGCAGAACGAAACCCATCTGCGCTTTGCACTGAAGACGCCGCCGCTGGGCTTTATCGAATATGTGTGCGATACCGCCGGCTTGCAGTTGCAGCAGCTACGCCGCATCCGCATCGGCCGCCTGCCGCTGGCGGGCATGGCGGCCGGCCAGTGGCGTTATCGGCTGGACTACGAGCGGTTTTAA
- a CDS encoding porin gives MKAASIKRGALAVALAALTGGMAHASTTSVTLYGVIDLGLAFERRHDNAESASRSHVGMRDGTQSGSRWGLRGVEDLGNGYSAFFRLESGFHASDGTQAQGRLFGRWAYLGLRGDFGELRAGRQQVLSDSWGGIASPFGTSWGGASASVTSGYNDGDFGTGGRVNNAFIYRTPVWAGWQAGVGYSFEAHDNDQFSTANHDRVWTAGLRYRDGPLSTALTYEHLNPDASVPGKLTSRNVQLAAAYDFDWMKLHAGYGNLRNPNVGPSAGVRRVNTFVGGVSVPVSGSSKVLAAYQRATSSHIKGWGLGYEHDLSKRTNFYALLDRVDRNQSHTLQSVVGIRHHF, from the coding sequence ATGAAAGCAGCAAGCATCAAGCGCGGTGCGCTGGCCGTCGCATTGGCCGCCTTGACGGGCGGCATGGCCCACGCTTCCACCACCAGCGTCACGCTGTATGGCGTCATCGACCTAGGCCTGGCCTTCGAACGCCGGCATGACAACGCCGAAAGTGCGTCGCGCTCGCATGTGGGCATGCGCGACGGCACGCAATCCGGGTCACGCTGGGGCCTGCGCGGCGTCGAAGACCTGGGCAACGGCTACAGCGCCTTCTTCCGGCTTGAAAGCGGGTTTCACGCTTCGGATGGCACGCAGGCGCAAGGCCGGCTGTTCGGACGCTGGGCGTATCTGGGCCTGCGGGGTGATTTTGGGGAATTGCGCGCGGGACGCCAGCAGGTCCTCAGCGACAGCTGGGGCGGCATCGCCTCGCCATTCGGCACATCGTGGGGCGGCGCGTCGGCATCCGTCACGTCGGGCTACAACGACGGCGACTTCGGCACCGGCGGTCGCGTCAATAACGCCTTTATCTATCGCACGCCCGTCTGGGCGGGATGGCAGGCAGGCGTGGGCTACAGCTTTGAGGCGCACGACAACGATCAATTCTCCACCGCCAACCACGACCGCGTCTGGACCGCCGGCCTGCGTTATCGCGACGGGCCTTTGTCCACCGCGCTGACCTATGAGCATTTGAATCCGGACGCCAGCGTGCCGGGCAAGCTGACCTCGCGCAACGTACAGTTGGCCGCCGCGTATGACTTCGATTGGATGAAGTTGCATGCCGGCTACGGCAATCTGCGCAATCCGAACGTGGGGCCGTCGGCGGGCGTACGCCGCGTCAATACCTTCGTGGGCGGCGTCAGCGTTCCGGTCAGCGGCAGCAGCAAGGTGTTGGCTGCCTACCAGCGCGCCACCAGCTCGCACATCAAGGGCTGGGGCCTGGGCTACGAACATGATCTGTCCAAACGCACGAACTTCTACGCGCTGCTGGACCGCGTGGACCGCAACCAGTCCCATACCCTGCAATCAGTGGTGGGCATCCGCCACCACTTCTAA
- a CDS encoding site-specific integrase: MSLKLLASLPLLDPHALDTQADAAVRGLMREGSSANTAASYRAAIRYWTAWFELRYGQRFALPLPEAAVVQFVVDHAQRATDQGLKWELPLALDQELVRLKAKGRPGPPSLNTLLQRLSVLSKAHELHGYPNPCRAPSVRELLAKTRRAYARRGMAPAKKAALTREPLQAMLATCDASLRGMRDRALLLFAWASGGRRRSEVVRATVENVVRTADGYLYSLTQSKTNQAGARRADDQKPITGSAAKALDAWLAASGIRQGPIFRRVRRGDVVGEPLAAAAVRDIVLERCKLAGLDGEFSAHSLRSGFVTEAGRQNVPLGDTMAMTGHASVATVMGYFRAGAAAHSPAARLLDEPDVNAL, encoded by the coding sequence ATGTCGTTGAAATTGCTGGCTTCGCTGCCCCTGCTTGACCCGCACGCCCTGGATACCCAGGCGGACGCCGCCGTCCGCGGCCTGATGCGCGAAGGCAGTTCCGCCAACACGGCGGCCAGCTACCGGGCGGCGATCCGCTACTGGACCGCCTGGTTCGAACTGCGCTACGGCCAGCGCTTCGCCCTGCCCTTGCCCGAGGCGGCCGTCGTTCAGTTTGTGGTGGACCACGCGCAGCGCGCGACGGATCAAGGCTTGAAATGGGAGCTGCCCTTGGCGTTGGACCAGGAACTGGTGCGCTTGAAAGCCAAAGGCCGGCCAGGGCCTCCCAGCTTGAACACGCTGTTGCAACGCCTGTCGGTACTGTCGAAGGCGCACGAGCTGCACGGCTATCCCAACCCGTGCCGCGCGCCTTCCGTACGCGAGTTGCTGGCCAAGACGCGTCGCGCCTATGCCCGCCGGGGCATGGCGCCCGCCAAGAAAGCCGCCCTGACGCGCGAACCCTTGCAAGCCATGTTGGCCACCTGTGATGCGTCGCTGCGGGGCATGCGCGACCGCGCCCTGTTGCTGTTCGCCTGGGCCAGCGGCGGCCGCCGCCGATCCGAGGTGGTGCGGGCCACCGTTGAGAACGTGGTGCGCACGGCGGACGGCTATCTATATAGCCTGACCCAATCCAAGACCAATCAGGCAGGCGCCCGCCGTGCGGACGACCAAAAGCCCATTACCGGGTCCGCCGCCAAGGCGCTGGACGCCTGGCTTGCCGCCAGCGGCATCCGCCAGGGCCCGATTTTCCGGCGGGTACGGCGCGGCGACGTCGTGGGCGAACCGCTGGCCGCCGCCGCCGTGCGCGACATCGTGCTGGAACGCTGCAAGCTGGCTGGCCTGGATGGCGAGTTTTCGGCGCATAGCCTGCGGTCCGGCTTTGTCACCGAGGCGGGCCGGCAGAACGTGCCGCTGGGCGACACCATGGCAATGACCGGCCATGCCAGCGTTGCCACGGTCATGGGCTACTTCCGGGCCGGCGCCGCGGCCCACTCGCCGGCCGCCCGCCTGTTGGACGAACCGGACGTCAACGCCCTATAG
- the ydiK gene encoding AI-2E family transporter YdiK translates to MNPRPTVDLARILLLIVILSALMIGSLYVLSPFLPGLIWATTIVVATWPVLRAVQARCGGRRWAATIVMLLILLFVIVLPLYQAIATLAEHSGAIMAAVKSLPDYTLLAPPSWISSVPVAGPKLAQEWQTLSDAGAGGLLARLEPYLTMAARWLLSHAAIVGVFVMHMLVTIVIAGILYSQGDAAAEFVKRFSNRLAGERGVAAVRLAGAAVRAVALGIVVTAVVQSVLGGVGLWIAGVPAAGILTALMVMLCLAQLGPFLPMLGGVIWLFQNDMKLAATLLLIWALLVAMLDNLLRPILIKRGVNLSLLLILSGVLGGMVAFGIVGLFIGPVILAVTSTLLNAWIDEVPPPATPIDIPAATAAAAPGDVLARAGSAGEKA, encoded by the coding sequence GTGAATCCACGTCCAACGGTTGATCTAGCCCGCATTCTGCTTCTGATTGTCATTCTTTCCGCCCTGATGATCGGCAGCCTCTATGTGCTTAGCCCGTTCCTGCCGGGGCTGATCTGGGCGACCACCATCGTGGTGGCGACGTGGCCGGTGCTGCGGGCGGTGCAAGCGCGCTGCGGCGGACGCCGCTGGGCGGCCACAATCGTCATGCTGCTGATTTTGCTGTTCGTCATCGTGCTGCCGCTGTATCAGGCGATTGCGACGCTGGCAGAGCATAGCGGCGCGATCATGGCGGCCGTCAAGAGCCTGCCCGACTACACCTTGCTGGCGCCGCCCAGCTGGATCAGCAGTGTGCCGGTGGCCGGCCCCAAGCTGGCGCAGGAATGGCAGACCTTGTCCGATGCCGGCGCGGGCGGCCTGCTGGCGCGGCTCGAACCCTATCTGACCATGGCGGCGCGCTGGCTATTGAGCCATGCGGCCATCGTCGGCGTGTTCGTCATGCACATGCTGGTCACCATCGTCATCGCCGGCATTCTTTATAGCCAGGGCGACGCGGCGGCCGAATTCGTCAAGCGATTCTCGAACCGCCTGGCGGGCGAACGCGGCGTTGCGGCGGTACGGCTGGCCGGCGCCGCCGTGCGTGCCGTGGCGCTGGGTATCGTGGTGACGGCCGTGGTGCAATCCGTGCTGGGCGGGGTAGGGCTGTGGATTGCCGGGGTGCCGGCCGCCGGCATCCTGACCGCGCTGATGGTGATGCTGTGCCTGGCGCAACTGGGCCCGTTCCTGCCCATGTTGGGCGGGGTGATCTGGCTGTTCCAAAATGACATGAAGCTGGCCGCCACGTTGCTGCTGATCTGGGCGCTGCTGGTAGCCATGTTGGACAACCTGCTGCGGCCCATACTGATCAAGCGCGGCGTGAACCTGTCTTTGCTGCTGATCTTGTCGGGCGTGCTGGGCGGCATGGTCGCGTTTGGCATCGTTGGCCTGTTCATCGGTCCGGTGATCCTGGCGGTGACCTCGACCTTGCTCAATGCCTGGATCGACGAAGTCCCGCCGCCCGCCACGCCCATCGACATTCCCGCTGCGACGGCTGCCGCTGCGCCCGGCGACGTGCTGGCTCGTGCGGGGTCGGCCGGCGAAAAGGCGTAA
- a CDS encoding fused MFS/spermidine synthase yields MWTKDPAALNLEYTRIMMAFLLFNPNPRRIAMVGLGGGSLAKFCYQHLPSARIDVYEINPHVIALRDSFHVPRDDDRFAVLQGDGAELIRQYQNEYDAVLVDGYDINGLPTQLTTDAFYEACFNALAPDGMMVCNFHASNFQFSTYLGRIKKQFLGSVIEVSDTSCAHSIVFACRGDTLKRRTGLPKRKPDGMSADMWLCLSPTYWPMLV; encoded by the coding sequence ATGTGGACGAAAGACCCGGCGGCGCTCAATCTGGAATACACCCGGATCATGATGGCGTTCTTGCTGTTCAACCCGAACCCTCGTCGCATCGCGATGGTGGGGCTGGGCGGCGGATCGTTGGCCAAATTCTGCTACCAGCATCTGCCGTCCGCGCGCATCGACGTCTACGAAATCAACCCGCATGTCATCGCCTTGCGCGATTCCTTCCATGTGCCGCGCGACGACGACCGCTTTGCGGTGCTGCAAGGCGACGGTGCGGAATTGATTCGGCAATATCAAAACGAGTACGACGCGGTGCTGGTCGATGGCTATGACATCAATGGCCTGCCGACGCAGCTGACGACCGACGCCTTCTATGAAGCCTGCTTCAACGCCCTGGCACCCGACGGCATGATGGTGTGCAACTTCCATGCCTCGAACTTTCAGTTCAGCACGTACCTGGGTCGCATCAAGAAGCAGTTCCTGGGCTCGGTCATCGAAGTCAGCGATACGTCTTGCGCGCACAGCATCGTCTTCGCGTGCCGGGGCGACACCCTTAAACGGCGCACGGGCCTGCCCAAGCGCAAGCCCGACGGCATGAGCGCCGACATGTGGCTATGCCTGTCGCCCACGTACTGGCCAATGCTGGTCTAA